Proteins co-encoded in one Candidatus Bathyarchaeota archaeon genomic window:
- a CDS encoding KEOPS complex subunit Pcc1, with protein MVTSAKANVCLKFTSEKQLTTLLNALKPEADVPPTRRANVKLEKDGLVLLLKVEADDTVALRATLNAYLRWINSTNSIIKVIETGSN; from the coding sequence ATGGTAACAAGCGCAAAGGCTAATGTATGCTTAAAGTTTACCTCAGAAAAACAATTAACCACGCTTCTTAATGCCCTAAAACCAGAAGCAGATGTTCCACCAACCAGAAGAGCGAACGTAAAACTAGAAAAAGACGGCTTGGTGCTTCTGTTGAAGGTTGAGGCAGACGACACGGTTGCCCTGCGTGCAACATTAAACGCTTATTTAAGGTGGATAAACTCCACAAACAGCATCATCAAAGTTATTGAGACTGGCTCAAACTGA